From Streptomyces yatensis, one genomic window encodes:
- a CDS encoding NHL domain-containing thioredoxin family protein — protein MAPRARVRAPELIGRGGWLNTGDNDLTLTDLRGRIVILDFWTFCCVNCLHVLDELRELEEKHRDTVVIVGVHSPKFVHEAEHQAVVDAVERYEVHHPVLDDPELATWKQYAVRAWPTLVVVDPEGYVVAQHAGEGHAHALETLVGQLEAEHAAKGTLRRGDGPYVPPEPVPTELRFPGKAVPLPGGTFLVSDTTRHQLVELAADGESVVRRIGTGERGLDDGTGERARFSEPQGLALFPDGTVAVADTVNHALRRFDPATGEVTTLAGTGRQWWQGSPTEGPAREVDLSSPWDVAWFAGRLWIAMAGVHQLWTYDPEDRTVRAAAGTTNEGLVDGPAEEAWFAQPSGLAATEDRLWIADSETSAVRYVERDGDGFAVRTAVGTGLFDFGHRDGAAEQALLQHPLGVTALPDGSVAISDTYNHALRRYDPATGEVSTLATDLREPSGAVLADGDIVVVESARHRLTRLRLPEEAVRVDAVAHRTQRAATDIAPGTLRLDVVFQAPEGQKLDTRYGPSTRLLVSSTPPGLLAEGDGAGTDLHRELVLTEGVTEGVLHVSAMAASCDDDPSNEYPACHVHQQDWGVPVRVTEGGATRLPLVLAGMDG, from the coding sequence ATGGCTCCACGTGCACGCGTCCGCGCCCCCGAACTGATCGGCCGGGGCGGCTGGCTCAATACCGGCGACAACGACCTCACCCTCACCGACCTGCGAGGGCGCATCGTCATCCTCGACTTCTGGACGTTCTGCTGTGTGAACTGTCTGCATGTCCTGGACGAACTGCGCGAGCTGGAGGAGAAGCACCGCGACACCGTGGTGATCGTCGGGGTGCACTCGCCGAAGTTCGTCCACGAGGCGGAGCACCAGGCGGTCGTGGACGCGGTCGAGCGCTACGAGGTGCACCACCCGGTCCTCGACGACCCCGAGCTGGCCACCTGGAAGCAGTACGCGGTACGGGCCTGGCCCACCCTCGTCGTCGTCGACCCCGAGGGCTATGTGGTCGCCCAGCACGCGGGCGAGGGCCATGCGCACGCCCTGGAGACCCTCGTGGGGCAGCTGGAGGCCGAGCACGCCGCCAAGGGCACCCTGCGGCGCGGCGACGGCCCGTACGTGCCCCCGGAGCCGGTCCCCACCGAGCTGCGCTTCCCCGGTAAGGCGGTGCCGCTGCCCGGCGGCACCTTCCTCGTCTCGGACACCACCCGCCATCAGCTGGTGGAGCTCGCGGCGGACGGCGAGAGCGTGGTCCGGCGGATCGGCACGGGTGAGCGCGGCCTTGACGACGGCACGGGCGAGCGAGCCCGCTTCAGCGAGCCCCAGGGGCTCGCCCTGTTCCCCGACGGCACCGTGGCCGTCGCCGACACCGTGAACCACGCGCTGCGCCGCTTCGACCCGGCCACCGGCGAGGTCACCACGCTGGCCGGGACCGGCCGCCAGTGGTGGCAGGGGTCGCCCACCGAGGGGCCCGCCCGGGAGGTCGACCTGTCCTCCCCCTGGGACGTCGCCTGGTTCGCCGGCCGGCTGTGGATCGCCATGGCGGGCGTCCACCAGCTGTGGACCTACGACCCGGAGGACCGGACCGTACGGGCCGCCGCCGGGACCACCAACGAGGGTCTGGTCGACGGCCCCGCCGAGGAGGCGTGGTTCGCCCAGCCCTCCGGGCTCGCGGCCACCGAGGACCGGCTGTGGATCGCGGACTCCGAGACGTCCGCGGTGCGCTACGTCGAGCGCGACGGCGACGGCTTCGCCGTCCGTACGGCCGTCGGCACCGGGCTCTTCGACTTCGGCCACCGGGACGGCGCCGCCGAACAGGCGCTGCTCCAGCATCCGCTGGGCGTCACCGCGCTGCCCGACGGCTCGGTGGCCATCTCGGACACCTACAACCACGCGCTGCGCCGCTACGACCCGGCCACCGGCGAGGTCTCCACGCTCGCCACGGATCTGCGCGAGCCCTCCGGCGCGGTCCTGGCCGACGGGGACATCGTCGTGGTGGAGTCCGCCCGGCACCGGCTGACCCGGCTGCGGCTGCCGGAGGAGGCCGTAAGGGTCGACGCGGTGGCCCACCGCACCCAGCGCGCCGCGACCGACATCGCGCCGGGCACGCTCCGGCTGGACGTGGTCTTCCAGGCGCCCGAGGGGCAGAAGCTGGACACCCGCTACGGCCCCTCCACCCGGCTGCTGGTCAGCTCCACCCCGCCCGGGCTGCTGGCCGAAGGAGACGGCGCGGGCACGGATCTGCACCGTGAGCTCGTCCTTACGGAGGGCGTCACCGAGGGCGTGCTGCACGTCTCCGCGATGGCCGCCTCCTGTGACGACGACCCGAGCAACGAGTACCCGGCGTGCCATGTGCACCAGCAGGACTGGGGCGTCCCGGTGCGGGTCACCGAGGGCGGTGCGACCCGGCTGCCGCTGGTGCTCGCCGGGATGGACGGCTGA
- a CDS encoding maleylpyruvate isomerase family mycothiol-dependent enzyme produces MTVHPSLQTSIDAWTHSIDAISELVNPLAEREWNLATECPGWSVRDVVSHVIGLECEMLGDPRPIHTLPRDLFHVTNELSRYMEVQVDVRRCHTAPEMTSELEYTVIRRGRQLRNEKRAPDAMVRWPGGSEVTLGEALTRRVFDVWVHEQDLRRALNKPGNLDSPGAAITRDLLLSALPKVVAKDAGAAPQSAVVFDVNGPMEFMRTVRVDADGRGSIDGSVSLGPTATLSLDWETYVRLACGRVRPEAVSERLKIEGDQQLAEAILGHFAITP; encoded by the coding sequence GTGACCGTCCATCCCAGCCTTCAGACCTCCATCGATGCCTGGACGCACTCCATCGACGCGATATCGGAGTTGGTGAATCCGCTCGCGGAGCGCGAGTGGAACCTCGCCACCGAGTGCCCGGGGTGGTCGGTGCGGGACGTCGTCTCGCATGTGATCGGACTCGAATGCGAGATGCTCGGCGATCCCCGCCCCATCCACACACTGCCGCGCGACCTTTTCCACGTCACCAACGAGCTGTCGCGGTACATGGAGGTCCAGGTCGACGTCCGGCGCTGTCACACCGCGCCCGAGATGACCTCCGAGCTGGAGTACACCGTCATCCGGCGGGGCCGCCAGCTGCGGAACGAGAAGCGCGCCCCGGACGCCATGGTGCGCTGGCCCGGCGGCTCCGAGGTGACGCTGGGGGAGGCCCTGACGAGGCGGGTCTTCGACGTCTGGGTGCATGAGCAGGATCTGCGCCGGGCCCTGAACAAGCCCGGCAATCTGGACTCGCCGGGCGCCGCGATCACCCGTGATCTGCTGCTGTCGGCGCTGCCGAAGGTGGTCGCCAAGGACGCGGGCGCGGCGCCCCAGTCGGCCGTCGTCTTCGACGTGAACGGCCCCATGGAGTTCATGCGGACGGTAAGGGTCGACGCGGACGGCCGGGGCAGCATCGACGGCAGCGTCTCGCTCGGGCCGACGGCCACGCTCTCCCTGGACTGGGAGACGTACGTACGGCTGGCGTGTGGGCGGGTGCGGCCCGAGGCGGTCTCGGAGCGGCTGAAGATCGAGGGCGACCAGCAGCTGGCCGAGGCGATCCTCGGGCACTTCGCGATCACGCCGTAG
- a CDS encoding MFS transporter, with translation MTSAQLPGDPPGGRRAVAVWGLGVAVYFVAITYRTSLGVAGIDAAERFHINASALSTFSILQVLVYAGMQIPVGLMVDRLGTRKVLMLGVVLFTLGQFGFAFSHSYAMALGSRALLGCGDAMTFISVLRLGSRWFPARRGPLIAQIAALFGMAGNLVSTLVIARSLHGVGWTTTFAGSALGGLAVFVLVLFFLKDHPKGFEPAPATHLGADYVRRQIADAWREPGTRLGMWVHFTTQFPAMVFLLLWGMPFLVEAEGLSRATAGQLLTLVVLSNMAVGLVYGQVIARHHAARAPLALGTVGATALLWGTVLVWPSAHAPMWLLVVLCVVLGACGPASMIGFDFARPANPPERIGTASGIVNMGGFTASMTTLLAVGVLLDLTGQNYRIAFASVFVLQALGISQILRLRGRAHRRERERVVASRVEAVHVPA, from the coding sequence ATGACCTCGGCCCAGTTGCCCGGGGATCCGCCCGGCGGCCGTCGTGCCGTCGCCGTGTGGGGTCTGGGCGTCGCCGTCTACTTCGTCGCCATCACCTATCGCACCAGCCTCGGCGTCGCCGGTATCGACGCCGCCGAGCGCTTCCACATCAACGCCTCGGCGCTGTCGACCTTCTCCATCCTGCAGGTGCTGGTCTACGCCGGGATGCAGATACCGGTCGGGCTCATGGTCGACCGTCTCGGCACCCGTAAGGTGCTCATGCTCGGGGTGGTGCTCTTCACCCTGGGGCAGTTCGGCTTCGCGTTCTCCCACTCCTACGCGATGGCGCTGGGCTCCCGGGCGCTGCTCGGCTGCGGTGACGCGATGACCTTCATCAGCGTGCTGCGGCTCGGCTCGCGCTGGTTCCCGGCCCGCCGCGGGCCGCTCATCGCCCAGATCGCCGCGCTCTTCGGCATGGCGGGCAACCTGGTCTCCACGCTGGTGATCGCCCGATCGCTGCACGGCGTCGGCTGGACCACGACCTTCGCGGGCAGCGCGCTCGGCGGCTTGGCCGTCTTCGTCCTGGTGCTGTTCTTCCTCAAGGACCACCCCAAGGGCTTCGAGCCCGCGCCCGCCACCCACCTGGGCGCCGACTACGTGCGCCGGCAGATCGCGGACGCCTGGCGCGAGCCCGGCACCCGGCTGGGCATGTGGGTGCACTTCACCACCCAGTTCCCGGCGATGGTCTTCCTGCTGCTGTGGGGGATGCCGTTCCTGGTCGAGGCGGAGGGGCTGTCCCGGGCGACCGCGGGCCAGCTGCTGACCCTCGTGGTGCTCTCCAACATGGCGGTCGGCCTGGTCTACGGACAGGTCATCGCCCGGCACCACGCCGCCCGCGCCCCGCTGGCCCTCGGCACGGTCGGCGCCACCGCGCTGCTGTGGGGCACCGTGCTGGTCTGGCCGTCCGCCCATGCGCCCATGTGGCTGCTGGTGGTCCTGTGCGTGGTGCTCGGCGCCTGCGGGCCCGCGTCGATGATCGGCTTCGACTTCGCCCGGCCCGCCAATCCGCCCGAGCGGATCGGCACCGCGTCGGGAATCGTCAACATGGGCGGCTTCACGGCCTCGATGACCACCCTGCTCGCCGTCGGCGTGCTGCTGGACCTGACCGGCCAGAACTACCGGATCGCGTTCGCCTCGGTGTTCGTGCTGCAGGCGCTCGGCATCAGCCAGATCCTGCGGCTGCGCGGCCGGGCGCACCGCCGGGAGCGCGAGCGCGTGGTCGCGAGCCGTGTCGAGGCCGTGCACGTACCGGCGTGA
- a CDS encoding GntR family transcriptional regulator, which yields MSPADTATKPPPAAERVYHHVKKAVLDRRYEGGTLLSEGELADAVGVSRTPVREALLRLEAEGLLKLYPKKGALVLPVSSQEIADVVETRLLVEQHAVAKVVPAGEQLLGRLEELLEEQKVHAAAGDLAAFAAADRCFHAAIVRAAGNAILAQLYDQLRDRQLRMGVATMHAEPGRIAKNITEHTDILRALRAGDAGFASGLVQRHISWVNNLARGEER from the coding sequence ATGAGTCCCGCCGATACGGCCACCAAGCCGCCGCCTGCCGCCGAACGCGTCTACCACCACGTCAAAAAAGCCGTCCTCGACCGCCGCTACGAGGGCGGCACACTGCTGAGCGAGGGCGAACTCGCGGACGCCGTCGGGGTCTCCCGCACGCCCGTCCGCGAGGCCCTGCTGCGGCTGGAGGCCGAGGGGCTGCTCAAGCTCTATCCGAAGAAGGGCGCCCTGGTGCTGCCCGTCTCCTCGCAGGAGATCGCGGACGTGGTCGAGACCCGGCTGCTGGTGGAGCAGCACGCGGTCGCCAAGGTCGTCCCGGCCGGGGAGCAGCTGCTGGGGCGGCTCGAGGAGCTGCTGGAGGAGCAGAAGGTGCACGCGGCGGCCGGGGATCTGGCCGCCTTCGCGGCCGCCGACCGCTGCTTCCACGCGGCGATCGTCAGGGCGGCGGGAAACGCCATCCTGGCCCAGCTCTACGACCAGTTGAGAGACCGCCAGCTGCGGATGGGCGTGGCCACCATGCACGCCGAGCCCGGCCGGATCGCCAAGAACATCACCGAGCACACGGACATCCTCCGGGCCCTGCGCGCCGGGGACGCCGGCTTCGCGTCCGGTCTTGTGCAGCGCCACATCAGCTGGGTGAACAACCTCGCCCGGGGTGAGGAGCGATGA
- a CDS encoding dihydrolipoamide acetyltransferase family protein: MTAVEQRFREFKMPDVGEGLTEAEILKWFVAPGDTVTDGQVVCEVETAKAAVELPIPFDGVVHEVRFDEGTTVDVGTPIISVDTDPGAGEAAPQAAPAAGKPAEAPAAEAEPAEKEGRQANLVGYGAAPASTKRRPRKPLPGPQRSAPAPSAGAPAPQEPAPAPARPEAAPAPSPSSAPELNGSGRTARPLAKPPVRKLAKDLGIDLEAVTPSGPDGIITREDVHAAAEAVQTARETPVAAPSRAVEGRERRVPVKGVRKATAQAMVNSAFTAPHVTEFVTVDVTRTMKLVADLKQDPAMAGLRVNPLLLVAKALLVAIRRNPDVNATWDEDNQEIVYKDYVNLGIAAATPRGLIVPNIKDAHAKTLPELASALGELVTTAREGKTTPAEMSGGTVTITNVGVFGIDAGTPILNPGESAILAFGAVKLQPWVHKGEVKPRQVTTLALSFDHRLVDGELGSKVLADVAAVLERPKRLITWA; encoded by the coding sequence ATGACCGCAGTCGAACAGCGCTTCCGTGAGTTCAAGATGCCCGATGTGGGCGAGGGACTGACCGAGGCCGAGATCCTCAAGTGGTTCGTGGCGCCGGGCGACACCGTGACCGACGGTCAGGTGGTGTGCGAGGTCGAGACCGCCAAGGCCGCCGTCGAGTTGCCCATCCCCTTCGACGGAGTGGTGCACGAGGTGCGCTTCGACGAGGGCACCACGGTGGACGTGGGCACGCCGATCATCTCGGTGGACACCGACCCCGGTGCGGGGGAGGCGGCGCCCCAGGCCGCTCCCGCCGCCGGGAAGCCCGCCGAGGCGCCCGCCGCCGAGGCCGAGCCCGCCGAGAAGGAGGGCCGCCAGGCCAACCTGGTCGGTTACGGGGCGGCGCCCGCCTCCACCAAGCGCCGTCCGCGCAAGCCGCTGCCGGGCCCCCAGCGCTCCGCGCCCGCCCCCTCCGCCGGGGCGCCCGCGCCCCAGGAGCCCGCCCCCGCGCCCGCGCGCCCCGAGGCCGCGCCCGCGCCCTCGCCCTCGTCCGCGCCCGAGCTGAACGGCAGTGGCCGGACGGCCCGGCCGCTGGCCAAGCCCCCGGTCCGCAAGCTGGCCAAGGACCTGGGCATCGACCTGGAGGCGGTCACCCCGAGCGGGCCGGACGGGATCATCACCCGCGAGGACGTCCACGCGGCCGCCGAGGCCGTCCAGACGGCCCGGGAGACGCCCGTGGCGGCCCCGTCCAGGGCCGTGGAGGGCCGGGAGCGCCGGGTGCCCGTGAAGGGCGTACGGAAGGCCACCGCGCAGGCGATGGTCAACAGCGCCTTCACCGCCCCGCATGTGACCGAGTTCGTGACGGTCGACGTGACCCGCACGATGAAGCTGGTCGCCGACCTCAAGCAGGACCCGGCGATGGCCGGGCTGCGGGTCAACCCGCTGCTGCTGGTCGCCAAGGCCCTGCTGGTGGCCATCCGGCGCAACCCGGACGTCAACGCCACCTGGGACGAGGACAACCAGGAGATCGTCTACAAGGACTACGTCAATCTGGGCATCGCGGCCGCCACGCCGCGCGGGCTGATCGTCCCCAACATCAAGGACGCCCACGCCAAGACCCTGCCCGAACTGGCGTCCGCCCTGGGTGAGCTGGTCACCACCGCCCGTGAGGGCAAGACCACCCCGGCCGAGATGTCCGGCGGCACGGTCACCATCACCAACGTCGGCGTCTTCGGCATCGACGCGGGCACGCCGATCCTCAACCCCGGTGAGTCCGCGATCCTCGCCTTCGGCGCCGTCAAGCTCCAGCCGTGGGTCCACAAGGGCGAGGTCAAGCCCCGCCAGGTGACCACGCTCGCGCTCTCCTTCGACCACCGGCTGGTCGACGGCGAGCTGGGCTCCAAGGTGCTCGCGGACGTCGCGGCCGTCCTGGAGCGCCCCAAGCGCCTCATTACCTGGGCGTGA
- a CDS encoding alpha-ketoacid dehydrogenase subunit beta, producing MAAEKMSLSKAINASLRTALESDPKVLIMGEDVGKLGGVFRVTDGLQKDFGEDRVIDTPLAESGIVGTAIGLALRGYRPVVEIQFDGFVFPAYDQIVTQLAKMHARSLGKVKLPVVVRIPYGGGIGAVEHHSESPEALFAHVAGLKVISPANASDAYWMLQQAIGSDDPVIYFEPKRRYHDKSEVDTAAIPGPLHAARVVRPGADLTLAAYGPMVKVALDAAAAAAEEGKSIEVVDLRSMSPIDFDTIQRSVERTGRLVVVHEAPVFLGTGSEIAARITERCFYHLEAPVLRVGGFHSPYPPSRLEDEYLPGLDRVLDAVDRALAY from the coding sequence ATGGCCGCCGAGAAGATGTCGCTCTCCAAGGCGATCAACGCGTCACTGCGCACGGCCCTCGAGTCCGACCCCAAGGTCCTGATCATGGGCGAGGACGTCGGCAAGCTGGGAGGCGTCTTCCGCGTCACCGACGGGCTGCAGAAGGACTTCGGCGAGGACCGGGTCATCGACACCCCGCTCGCCGAGTCCGGCATCGTGGGCACCGCGATCGGGCTCGCGCTGCGCGGCTACCGCCCGGTGGTGGAGATCCAGTTCGACGGTTTCGTCTTTCCCGCCTACGACCAGATCGTCACCCAGCTCGCCAAGATGCACGCACGCTCGCTCGGCAAGGTGAAGCTGCCGGTCGTCGTCCGGATTCCGTACGGCGGCGGCATCGGCGCGGTGGAGCACCACAGCGAGTCGCCCGAGGCGCTGTTCGCGCATGTGGCCGGGCTGAAGGTGATCTCGCCCGCCAACGCCTCCGACGCCTACTGGATGCTGCAGCAGGCCATCGGCAGCGACGACCCGGTGATCTACTTCGAGCCCAAGCGCCGCTACCACGACAAGTCCGAGGTCGACACCGCCGCGATCCCCGGTCCGCTGCACGCCGCCCGGGTGGTGCGGCCGGGGGCGGACCTGACCCTCGCGGCCTACGGCCCGATGGTGAAGGTCGCCCTGGACGCCGCCGCGGCCGCCGCCGAGGAGGGCAAGTCGATCGAGGTCGTGGACCTGCGGTCGATGTCGCCGATCGACTTCGACACCATCCAGCGTTCCGTGGAGCGGACGGGGCGGCTGGTCGTCGTCCACGAGGCTCCGGTATTCCTGGGCACTGGGTCGGAGATCGCCGCGCGTATCACCGAGAGGTGCTTCTATCACCTCGAGGCTCCGGTGCTGCGGGTCGGCGGCTTCCACTCGCCGTACCCGCCGTCACGGCTCGAGGACGAGTACCTTCCGGGGCTGGACCGGGTGCTCGACGCCGTAGACCGCGCGTTGGCGTACTGA
- the pdhA gene encoding pyruvate dehydrogenase (acetyl-transferring) E1 component subunit alpha, whose product MTVESTAARKPRRSGAKRSTTARDAKKQPEAQTELVQLLTPEGERVEHPEYAIDPTPEELRGLYRDMVLTRRFDAEATTLQRQGELGLWASLLGQEAAQIGSGRALHDDDYVFPTYREHGVAWCRGVDPTNLLGMFRGVNHGGWDPNSNNFHLYTIVIGSQTLHATGYAMGIAKDGADAAVLAYFGDGASSQGDVAESFTFSAVYNAPVVFFCQNNQWAISEPTEKQTRVPLYQRAQGYGFPGVRVDGNDVLACLAVTKAALERARTGQGPMLIEAFTYRMGAHTTSDDPTRYRSPEERELWETKDPILRLRTLLTREGLADDAFFAELERESDALAKRVRDAVRAMPDPDDMALFEHTYADGHALVDEERAQFAEYQASFVTAEEGI is encoded by the coding sequence GTGACCGTGGAGAGCACTGCCGCGCGCAAGCCGCGCCGCAGCGGAGCCAAGCGCAGCACCACCGCGCGGGACGCCAAGAAGCAGCCGGAGGCCCAGACCGAACTCGTACAGCTGCTGACCCCCGAGGGCGAGCGTGTCGAGCACCCCGAATACGCCATCGACCCGACCCCGGAGGAGCTGCGCGGTCTGTACCGGGACATGGTGCTGACACGGCGGTTCGACGCCGAGGCGACCACTCTGCAGCGCCAGGGCGAACTGGGCCTGTGGGCGTCGCTGCTCGGCCAGGAGGCGGCGCAGATCGGCTCCGGCCGGGCGCTGCACGACGACGACTACGTCTTCCCGACCTACCGCGAGCACGGTGTGGCCTGGTGCCGTGGCGTCGACCCGACCAACCTGCTGGGGATGTTCCGCGGGGTGAACCACGGCGGCTGGGACCCGAACAGCAACAACTTCCACCTGTACACCATCGTGATCGGCTCGCAGACGCTGCACGCGACCGGCTACGCGATGGGCATCGCCAAGGACGGCGCCGACGCCGCGGTCCTGGCCTACTTCGGTGACGGCGCCTCCAGCCAGGGCGACGTCGCCGAGTCGTTCACCTTCTCCGCGGTGTACAACGCGCCGGTGGTCTTCTTCTGCCAGAACAACCAGTGGGCCATCTCCGAGCCCACCGAGAAGCAGACCCGGGTCCCGCTCTACCAGCGCGCCCAGGGCTACGGCTTCCCCGGCGTGCGGGTGGACGGCAATGACGTCCTCGCCTGCCTGGCCGTCACCAAGGCCGCGCTGGAGCGGGCGCGGACCGGGCAGGGCCCGATGCTCATCGAGGCGTTCACCTACCGCATGGGCGCCCACACCACCTCCGACGACCCGACGCGCTACCGCTCCCCCGAGGAGCGGGAGCTGTGGGAGACCAAGGACCCGATCCTGCGGCTGCGGACCCTGCTGACCCGCGAGGGCCTGGCCGACGACGCGTTCTTCGCCGAGCTGGAGCGGGAGAGCGACGCGCTGGCCAAGCGCGTGCGGGACGCGGTGCGGGCCATGCCCGACCCCGATGACATGGCGCTGTTCGAGCACACCTACGCCGACGGGCACGCGCTCGTCGACGAGGAGCGGGCGCAGTTCGCCGAGTACCAGGCTTCGTTCGTCACCGCTGAGGAGGGCATCTGA
- a CDS encoding response regulator gives MREEGKIGIFLVDDHEVVRRGVRDLLASEPDMEVVGEAGTAADALARIPAARPDVAVLDIRLPDRSGVEVCREIRARDESIRCMMLTSFADDEALFDAIIAGASGYVLKDIRGEELLSAVRDVAAGRSLLDPVATARVLERLRGQTATKPDDRLAALTEQERRILLLIGEGLTNRAIGERLHLAEKTIKNYVSSLLAKLGMERRSQAAAYVARMQATQPQKH, from the coding sequence GTGCGCGAAGAAGGAAAAATAGGGATTTTCCTGGTTGACGACCATGAAGTCGTCCGACGCGGCGTACGGGATCTGCTCGCGAGCGAGCCGGACATGGAGGTGGTCGGCGAGGCGGGCACCGCGGCCGACGCCCTGGCACGGATCCCGGCCGCCCGGCCGGATGTCGCCGTCCTGGACATCCGGCTGCCCGACCGCAGCGGGGTCGAGGTCTGCCGGGAGATCCGCGCCCGCGACGAGAGCATCCGCTGCATGATGCTCACCTCCTTCGCCGACGACGAGGCCCTCTTCGACGCCATCATCGCGGGCGCCTCCGGCTATGTCCTCAAAGACATCCGCGGCGAGGAACTGCTCTCCGCCGTCCGGGACGTGGCCGCGGGCCGGTCGCTGCTCGACCCGGTGGCCACCGCCCGGGTGCTGGAGCGGCTGCGCGGCCAGACGGCCACCAAACCGGACGACCGACTGGCCGCCCTCACCGAGCAGGAGCGCCGCATCCTGCTGCTGATCGGGGAGGGGCTCACCAATCGGGCGATCGGCGAGCGGCTCCATCTCGCCGAGAAGACGATCAAGAACTATGTCTCCAGCCTGCTCGCCAAGCTGGGCATGGAACGCCGGTCGCAGGCGGCGGCCTATGTCGCCCGGATGCAGGCGACACAACCCCAGAAGCACTAG
- a CDS encoding phosphotransferase encodes MPRSHVHSAEAAPDGETLGALLRRYDSAGEAVSCEPLTQGLLNRGYRLATTRGRFFLKHHLDGDRTAIARQHRVTQRLGALGVPVAPPVPDADGRTVAVIGGRCYALHPWIDGQHRAGGELTTPQCWRLGGLLGLVHTCLERVMRARTGDRRPPEEAADPEDTFDVIDELLTLIRGRRDRDSFDELAEHRLVERRALLERHAHRHPEAHAVPVAGWVHGDFHPLNLLYRDTEPAAIVDWDRLGVQPRAEEAVRAAAIFFVRPDGTLELTKVRSYARAYRCTAGAGAFEMAAAVHRVWWERLNDFWMLRWRYQRGDRRADPQFPAAAALVVWWTREYDAVRDAFCG; translated from the coding sequence GTGCCGCGCTCACATGTACACTCCGCCGAGGCCGCTCCCGACGGGGAAACCCTGGGCGCCCTGCTCCGCCGCTACGACAGCGCCGGTGAGGCCGTCTCCTGCGAACCGCTCACCCAGGGGCTGCTCAACCGGGGCTACCGCCTCGCCACCACCCGCGGCCGGTTCTTCCTCAAACACCACCTCGACGGCGACCGCACCGCCATCGCCCGCCAGCACCGGGTCACCCAGCGGCTGGGCGCGCTCGGGGTGCCCGTCGCCCCGCCGGTCCCCGACGCCGACGGCCGTACGGTCGCCGTCATCGGCGGCCGCTGCTACGCGTTACACCCCTGGATCGACGGACAGCACCGCGCCGGCGGTGAGCTGACCACCCCCCAGTGCTGGCGGCTGGGCGGCCTGCTCGGGCTTGTCCACACCTGTCTGGAGCGCGTCATGCGGGCCCGTACGGGCGACCGCCGGCCGCCCGAGGAGGCGGCCGACCCCGAGGACACCTTCGACGTCATCGACGAGCTGCTCACGCTGATCCGGGGACGCCGGGACCGCGACAGCTTCGACGAGCTCGCCGAGCACCGCCTGGTCGAGCGGCGGGCGCTGCTGGAGCGGCACGCCCACCGCCACCCGGAGGCCCACGCCGTCCCGGTCGCCGGCTGGGTGCACGGCGACTTCCACCCGCTGAACCTGCTCTACCGCGACACGGAACCGGCCGCCATCGTCGACTGGGACCGGCTCGGGGTGCAGCCGCGCGCCGAGGAGGCGGTCCGGGCCGCCGCGATCTTCTTCGTACGGCCCGACGGCACCCTGGAGCTCACCAAGGTGCGCTCCTACGCCCGGGCGTACCGCTGCACGGCGGGGGCCGGGGCCTTTGAGATGGCCGCGGCCGTGCACCGGGTGTGGTGGGAGCGGCTCAACGACTTCTGGATGCTGCGCTGGCGCTACCAGCGCGGGGACCGGCGCGCCGATCCGCAGTTCCCGGCGGCCGCGGCGCTGGTGGTGTGGTGGACCCGGGAGTACGACGCGGTCCGCGACGCCTTCTGCGGGTGA